A region from the Sorex araneus isolate mSorAra2 chromosome 6, mSorAra2.pri, whole genome shotgun sequence genome encodes:
- the PVALB gene encoding parvalbumin alpha isoform X1, protein MSMTDLLSSEDIKKALAAFAGVDSFDHKKFFQMVGLKGKSAEDVKKVFQILDKDKSGFIEEDELGFILKGFSADARDLSAKETKALLSAGDKDGDGKIGVEEFSTLVAES, encoded by the exons ATGTCGATGACAGACTTGCTCAGCTCGGAGGACATCAAGAAGGCTCTGGCAGCCTTCGCCG gcGTGGACTCCTTTGACCACAAAAAATTCTTCCAAATGGTGGGCCTGAAGGGGAAGAGTGCAGAGGACGTGAAGAAGGTGTTTCAGATCCTGGATAAAGACAAGAGCGGCTTCATCGAGGAGGATGAACTGGG gTTCATCCTGAAGGGCTTCTCCGCCGACGCCAGAGATCTGTCTGCTAAGGAGACCAAGGCGCTGCTGTCTGCCGGGGACAAGGATGGGGACGGCAAGATTGGAGTGGAGG
- the PVALB gene encoding parvalbumin alpha isoform X2 produces MGARPAPRDHPDGETEAETGLGGSQGVDSFDHKKFFQMVGLKGKSAEDVKKVFQILDKDKSGFIEEDELGFILKGFSADARDLSAKETKALLSAGDKDGDGKIGVEEFSTLVAES; encoded by the exons ATGGGCGCCCGCCCTGCTCCCCGCGACCACccggatggggaaactgaggctgagactGGGCTGGGAGGCTCCCAAG gcGTGGACTCCTTTGACCACAAAAAATTCTTCCAAATGGTGGGCCTGAAGGGGAAGAGTGCAGAGGACGTGAAGAAGGTGTTTCAGATCCTGGATAAAGACAAGAGCGGCTTCATCGAGGAGGATGAACTGGG gTTCATCCTGAAGGGCTTCTCCGCCGACGCCAGAGATCTGTCTGCTAAGGAGACCAAGGCGCTGCTGTCTGCCGGGGACAAGGATGGGGACGGCAAGATTGGAGTGGAGG